One Mercurialis annua linkage group LG3, ddMerAnnu1.2, whole genome shotgun sequence DNA window includes the following coding sequences:
- the LOC126672341 gene encoding uncharacterized protein LOC126672341, with protein MNWNLFGDRNTKIFHSIASVHSRNNLITKTMINNVSYKSLFDIKEHIFLFYKDLYKKNQQITYSLEALDLCRLSDSQAASLSAGFSKEEICLTVLGNDNNKTPGINTAFLVLIPKVIGEDNISDFRPISMINGIFKLISKRFNLSSQIGFQKTFDSISRDFILKMLSRLNFYDTWIKWMSSFFNSSQLSVLVNSSPTN; from the exons ATGAATTGGAATTTGTTTGGGGATAGGAATACAAAAATCTTTCATTCTATTGCTTCTGTTCACTCCAGGAACAATTTGATTACTAAAACTATGATTAATAATGTCAGTTATAAATCCCTATTTGATATCAAGGagcatatttttcttttttataaagaTTTGTATAAAAAGAATCAGCAGATCACGTATTCTCTGGAggctttggatttgtgtcgtttGTCTGATTCTCAAGCAGCCTCACTTTCTGCTGGGTTTTCAAAAGAGGAAATTTGTTTGACAGTCTTGggtaatgataataataaaactCCAG GTATTAACACGGCTTTTCTGGTGCTTATTCCTAAAGTTATAGGGGAAGATAATATATCTGATTTCCGACCTATTAGTATGATTAATGGTATTTTCAAATTGATTTCCAAG AGATTCAATTTGTCTTCTCAAATTGGATTTCAAAAAACTTTTGATAGTATTTCCAGGGACTTTATTTTGAAGATGTTATCCAgattgaatttttatgatactTGGATTAAGTGGATGTCATCTTTCTTTAACTCTTCTCAGCTTTCGGTTCTTGTTAATAGTAGTCCAACTAATTAG